agtctacagtctagtctatagtctagtctatagtctagtctatagtctagtctatagtctagtctatagtctagtctatagtctagaccatagtctagtctatatggaaaatataaaatttccatgcctcttaaaaattattattatcaaaaaaaaattaactcaaaattttaaaatttcttttattaaatacataaaattaaaactatttaaacttaaacaaaaaaaatgtttaatatatatttttacaaaactacGACTACAAAATTCAGGCACAACAATATCAATATTACttaacagaaaaattttaattaaatttaaacattaacaaaggaaattaaacaaaacattaaatttgtcGTTATAAACAAACTAGAgacaactatttaaaaataacgaacCTGATTTAGTATTAAAATAGTAACTAATTAGTTAAAACTTATATTATATACACtaacaacaaattaattaaactaatgCTGAGACTCTACAAAAGTAGAGTTGCGTTTTTTCATCAGTTGCTCATTTTCAGGATCATTCCAAGATTGTACTTCCGTTTTTCCAAATAAGATAAAGCATAGATTACCAATGAAATAGAAACCGGCAgcgataaagaaaataatacgcCATTGATCGCGATCTTTCTGCAAGAGAGGAAAAGGGGAGGATAAAAGGAagaaaatgtaggaaatttttttcagaGTTAAGTGATCAAGTTTAACTTACCTCATTGGTTACTATGAAACCCACGATAAGAGGAGCAATAATACTCATGATATTGGCAGCACAATTGGTAATACCCATAAGTATGCCCGCAAAGTTGGGTGATAAATCAATATGATTAACCTGGAAACCTAAATAGGTGGCACCATTAATACCCACCGTAATGGTAAGTAAAACAATGGCTAAATTCGTTTGATCTGCTGTCACATAACCCAAACCGATCAATGAGATCATGGGTATCCAATGGCCTATAGAATTGAATAGTTTACGGCTGACAGACAAAGGTATACATTTACGTTTACTTAGTACAGCTTGTATGCCGGAGAACACAAAACTCAAGAGAAACATGGCAGTATAGGGTAATGCAGAGAGTAAGGCATTACTCTTAATATCcatatttagaatatttttcatatacgAAGGAATTTCCGTTAATAGAGTCCAAAAGCCCCAATTATGGGTACAGTGAGTCAAGGTGAGAACCAAAAATGGTACTGAGGTAAAGAATTTCAACCAAGGAGCCTTGGGCATGGGTTTATTTTCTTCATCTTCATTTTTACCACCCAACGAAGTTTCAATAAGTTTCTTTTCTTCAggcgaaatatttttatattcattggGAGTACTAGCACCCCAGAAAAACCAAGCAGCAGACCATACTAAACCCACACCACCTGatatatagaatatactagGCCAGCCCATGGATGAAGAAGCCATGACACCACTAGAAGCCAGCATAACAACCGTACCGAATTGTGTACCCGAATAGCAGTAAGTGGTCAAGGTGCCTCTCTCCTCTACTGGAGCCCATTTAGAGAGAATCGTATGAGTGGAGGGAAATAAGAAACCTTGACTTAAACCCTGTATAACTCTTAAAGCGCACACCAATTGCCAGTCTCCTATTCTAGCGCAAATGGGTGTCAAGACAGTCAGCAATGAGCAGACAAAAACACCAGTCAGTAACATAATTTTGCCGCCAAATTTACGAGCCAATTGGCCGGCTGGTACTTGGGTTATCACATAGCCCCAGAAAAAACTGCTTAAAAGTAAAGATTTATTCTTCTCGGACCAGTCAAACTCctgttaataaaaaacacaattttttaaagaatttttaatgtaaaaaatcaaatatttcaaacttacatcAAAATCTGGATTAGTGGCCTGTTTATCAGTCATTGCCACTATAGCAACAGATAGATTTACTCTCAGAGCATATGCCACCGATAAGCCgcagaataaaagaaaacattgcaAATGTCTGATGCCAAATATTGATGCTATGTAAGGAAAAGAAAGAGAAATGTTAAGAATTAGCTTTTAGTTCATTAATAAACTGCTTTAAACTAacttaaactaaatatatatataaattctatttaatcAATAACAACAAGATCTCATGTAAATTACAAAACGTAACGTATAATAGAGAtaactagttcagttcaataGGGGTATTCAATTTTGCCAACAGCGTTTAAGCAACGACTTGATGAAAATCTGCGACCTTAACGCCCGCAAGACTCAATGTGTTTTTAACACTTAACGTATGTAAGATAATGTTGGTTCATCTATATATATAGGTGGTCAGAAACTCTTGATCTTCTGGGCATAAAAATACTGTGCGATGTCCGatggactaaacacattttccaaCTGTCGAAAGAATCATGCAAATGTCTCGGTTTCTTGAAacggtgtaagacatacttcactccatctaatcttcttactatttacaccacATATATCCGATCGAAAATCGAGTACAACTCCTATATATGGGCCGGTGCTTtgaagtctattttggagccAGTCGACCGCTTACAAGAGAGGGCaaaggtacttatcggtgacagaAGGGTATCCAACTCTCTTGATTCAATGGAGCATTTTCGCAACATGGGTTGTATTTCACGgttctatcgatactataaTGGATTGTGTTCCTCTGAAATTAGGGATACCCATATATTTTTACGCAGCACACGACTGTCATCAAAAACACACCCATTTTTTGATCGATTGGCTAGTGGACCGCACAACACTTTACAGGGAAAATACATTCTTCAGTCACACTGTTCGTATGTGGTACAAACATCCTGCAGATGTATTTTCCGTCCACAAACAATATCCTCTCTATCCTccttcccacaacctatttttcTAGTTCCAGCACACTGTATAGGGGTAAAcccctgagtgctggtccaagAAAAAAGTAAGGGTACCGATATTAATGTCTCTATTTTCTTTAAGATCTTGGTGATTTCCTGGACTGATCGTTCTAAAATTTTGAATCCCTACATACTTGTTTATGTCTAATTTCTTTACTCTACTTATAATTTTAAGTCTATCAAGATCGATTTTGTCCGACATTGCCAAATTCttttagaatctaataaaaaaCCCTGGATATATTCAAAATGATACAGTTTATGTGAATACCCTTACTAAAGATGATCTCaattatatttgtgttttattaaaaattcatcaaGCATAAAACTAtcgcaaataaattttataaattttccttttatttaatGTTCTGAAAATAGACTCTTAattaatgcattattttaattacaaatacaaatagatttttgttttctttttcaaaacaaatgcaaataaaatatttttttaaaatatacagttttttagctatttataaaaatttttacacgttctttataagaaaaagaaatcaaattaaataggCGTGGTTGGCAACCTATTATCTGAATCGGAAAAAGATTAACAGTAATCTATAATGCACAGTGGTGTGAATGTGTAATGTAGGCGAAAAAAAAGTCgtagcaaaaattttcattcaaaagaGGCAATGggaaaaaattccttaaatggGCGTGGCATATTATTGATAATTAGATATAATTGCTTGTGTTTTGCTATGTTTAGTGTGCTTTGCTAAATTGATGTAGTTTTTGAATAATATGCTTGATTGTAATAGTTTGGGATATCATGTCCACAATTCTTGATCTGCCCTTTTTATctctttatttttctaaagatatGATTTTTTCGCTATTTATTTGATatgaaatttctattaattaagtagattttgattaaaatattttcagtaaaaaacTTCCTGATCTACTTAGAACaatgtgtgttttaatattttacaatatctCGGAAACAAGATTTGAAGTCAGATTCTGAAGTTCATATCTTTAACATACTCCATGTTTGGTATCTaagtttcaatttatttttttcttggaatTTGTTGACCTGTGTAAAATTAAACTCACAATTATATTTTGCCTTCGAAATTTCATTGTTGTAATTGCATCAGTCTTACAAGAATCACATTTAATTTCAAGGCTGATCGagatcttttaaattatttacgttTATTTACTGATGCCTACACATGTTAATTGGAAATGTCTATGAATAGCAAGCAACGGCTTGAACTTAAGTCCATAGACcaacttatatatataaaaaatgtatataataaattttgaaatgattaCTGATAATGCAACATTTTTTTCgcacaaattaataaatacatacatatgtatgtaaataaaatatgtcgataaagatttattatatttaaaacaggCAAAAAAATCTAAGATTTTGACAcccatttagaaatttttatgtttcttttaatattCTCATCAAGAGGCTATTGAACGGACGGCCATTGTTTGATAAGACTaatactttttccaaaaaaatcaaGCTCAagtaaaaattacttttctattctcgaaaaaaaataataataaatttacttctTGCAGCAAAAATTATGCAGTTGGTACTTCTTTATGGGAAgatattgcgacctgtagtttgattacaagttttgtatggacggacggacggacggatggacagagaGACAAGCGGACGGGCAtagataaatcgactcagaaaattatccGATTGGTAAACGTTGAGGTGAGTATAGGACCAGTATTATTgggagttacaaacatcagcacatactacaatacaaccgtacaacaccgattgtgaatagaacaattatttttaaaattttttaaatagcgACACTAAATCTTCAGaatataataacaacaccatCATATTACATCCTAAAAAGAACGTGAGAATAACTGTACCTCTACCTACAACTAACAAACGGCTTTTTGGAGCATAGAGGAAGATGTTGCGAGTCAATCCCAAGCGAAAGGAAATATCGGATTCATTCTCAATATTTGAggtaaaaaactgaaaacaatcTCTGTcttctaataaaatttcaaagttaAGCCATACCTCATTCAAAGCAATTACAAGTCAAATACCTTGCGAGGGAGGGAGGACAAAGTCCCAAAATGCTCACAAAAAAGGAAGATAACGCAAAGCAAGACAAAAACATCGAAAAAATCATTCTCAAAGGTAAGGGAACTCAAAAGAAGCCCCTGATCATCTCAAACGAGCCGCAatcttacataaaattttctcaaagaAGACATCGGCACGTTCTCAGCTCCATACATATGTGGTAAACGATGTCGGCAGTACAACAATGTAAGTCCCATTAAAACAGCTGAGTTAGTTAGAATATCTCGTCAACAATTAGAGAGAGGACCAAGCAATCGTTTCAAATGGTAAACAACATATAAAGAGTGTGGGCTATGAGTTCAGCATAAGAGTGATATAGATGAGGTACAAGGCACCAACCTTCAGAGATGTCGCTATGCTGGGACTTGCGATGCTGCACTGTCCACATCAAAATATTGGGAGGGGGTCAAGTTTCCTGCCAATAAACttatactggaaattcttggaaactaaaatattgaaatcCGATTTAATCCATTTGCAATAGGAAAAACcacatttggtccaaaatttatctaaatatcTTGAGAATTGCGTCTTGtaacttgcgcacaaggtttgtagagacagccagccagacgaaaagacggacggacatgttttAATTGgctcaaaaagtgattctgaggctaTCAGTATCGTTTAAAGTAGGAGCagcaccaatatttttgtgtgttgcaTCATATCAGTTGTACAGTTTGAACAGCTCTATTATAACGGTCGAATTCCTTTATAAAATGTATTCTAAACAAAACCAAAAGGCAGGAATTTGAAAATAGTTTGTATTATCGAGACTTAGTAAAAACGAGTTTCTTAAGAAGGGTTTGACTGCATAGTAGTTTCATAATAAAGTAAGTCACTTCATTAAACTACTGAGAGAATCGGTTCttctattgtatttatttacattagtTAATCACAATTCTTtggtattattttaaattaaaacaaaatccaattaaaaaatatcaaatatcaaatttgatcaattaattcaattaatttattcgttttataagaaaaaaaaaaacacaaatatatttgtgttgTACAACACAGTCggtgttgtatggttgtattgtaatatgtcgtattttttttattattattgatttgatTTGTTGCAAACAAttctatttgaaaaatgtttacaacTTTACGACATAGATTCTTTTTAGCATtactatttaataatttcttttgaatttagTTGTTAATTTTGCAGTAAACTTAACACGTAATTAACACTCactgaaaattattttacaaataaatttcaagtaatttattttaattaattaattcaacGTATTTATTGAACATGTTAAATAAATAGTGTTTTTGTactattgtttgtttatttaattttataatttatttagttttattagaaaaaaaaaaatttgtaaattatttttttgtaacaccTACACAAATATTTACCTTCATCATCAAAACGCCTATttttaggcattttttacaattttttttttaatgtaggatttataaactttatgtagtaaatttaagaaaaagtgttaattttttgAGTAATTGttacaatttgtattttttttatttttcaatattttttttaatattgtaatttttttattaggtTACAAGTTTTATTTTCCTTATGTGCACTACTTTAAGGGCCAACTGACACTGGCAAAGTCTGTTCAATAACTGatcaattatttttactttgataatgttaaaatacaaaaaaatgaaatattataaaataagcaTCTTATAATTGaagtgttttattattgtttaaataaaaaaaaaactttaattatttaaaacacatactatcaagtaaatataaaaaacgaaatatttataatcaCAAGTaaatagaacaaataaaaattatttgttggcAAAACACTAACATTcttaatgataatttttttttgttaaagaattaaaaatgataaaaaagtcATTGTCAATGCATTTCCTATAAGTTTAAAAGATAACTAAACTAACGCACTTAATTtatatcataatttttataaacgattttatAACATAACTTGATTATAACAAGTCTAGAAACAATCGTTAAAGAAAActgtaacattttttgttagaGTGTAAACATAGGAAAATAGGTCAaaatgacatattttttttaaaccatttatttTCTGCCTTAACATGACCACTGGTACCTTTTATTCACGGtttaagaactttttttatagcaaagattttttatttacttttcttatcatttaaagaatgaaaaaaaaaacaatatacgtataataaaataatataataaatttaatatagtaAATATGTAGTAATGTGTGTGTccatcatttaatttaatttcttagtATTTAATCATTATTGGACCTGTCAATCAGCGTGAGTCTGtggaaaagtttattttgtacATCTTAAATCAAATCCTCTAGATCGTTAGTGGAAAAAATCAAGTATTCTATcactac
The window above is part of the Lucilia cuprina isolate Lc7/37 chromosome 6, ASM2204524v1, whole genome shotgun sequence genome. Proteins encoded here:
- the LOC111682067 gene encoding putative inorganic phosphate cotransporter isoform X2 is translated as MPKNRRFDDEASIFGIRHLQCFLLFCGLSVAYALRVNLSVAIVAMTDKQATNPDFDEFDWSEKNKSLLLSSFFWGYVITQVPAGQLARKFGGKIMLLTGVFVCSLLTVLTPICARIGDWQLVCALRVIQGLSQGFLFPSTHTILSKWAPVEERGTLTTYCYSGTQFGTVVMLASSGVMASSSMGWPSIFYISGGVGLVWSAAWFFWGASTPNEYKNISPEEKKLIETSLGGKNEDEENKPMPKAPWLKFFTSVPFLVLTLTHCTHNWGFWTLLTEIPSYMKNILNMDIKSNALLSALPYTAMFLLSFVFSGIQAVLSKRKCIPLSVSRKLFNSIGHWIPMISLIGLGYVTADQTNLAIVLLTITVGINGATYLGFQVNHIDLSPNFAGILMGITNCAANIMSIIAPLIVGFIVTNEKDRDQWRIIFFIAAGFYFIGNLCFILFGKTEVQSWNDPENEQLMKKRNSTFVESQH
- the LOC111682067 gene encoding putative inorganic phosphate cotransporter isoform X1, encoding MKLPKVLNKNGSMAVNTPNAPEESSKKASIFGIRHLQCFLLFCGLSVAYALRVNLSVAIVAMTDKQATNPDFDEFDWSEKNKSLLLSSFFWGYVITQVPAGQLARKFGGKIMLLTGVFVCSLLTVLTPICARIGDWQLVCALRVIQGLSQGFLFPSTHTILSKWAPVEERGTLTTYCYSGTQFGTVVMLASSGVMASSSMGWPSIFYISGGVGLVWSAAWFFWGASTPNEYKNISPEEKKLIETSLGGKNEDEENKPMPKAPWLKFFTSVPFLVLTLTHCTHNWGFWTLLTEIPSYMKNILNMDIKSNALLSALPYTAMFLLSFVFSGIQAVLSKRKCIPLSVSRKLFNSIGHWIPMISLIGLGYVTADQTNLAIVLLTITVGINGATYLGFQVNHIDLSPNFAGILMGITNCAANIMSIIAPLIVGFIVTNEKDRDQWRIIFFIAAGFYFIGNLCFILFGKTEVQSWNDPENEQLMKKRNSTFVESQH